TACAACGCGTGGCTGTCCTACGAGCTGCAGGCGGCGCCGAATGGGGCGGCGCCGGGCGGCGCGCGCCTGCCGTTCCGCGTGGGGCTGTACACGGGCGAGATCAGCACGACGCGCAGCCTGGACGAGGCGGACTTGGCGCGCCAGCGGCTGCTGGTGCTGGTGAAGGACCACGGCGAGCCCGCGCTgacggccacggccacggtgcTGCTGTCGCTGGTGGACGGCGGGCAGGCGCCGGCGGCGGCGTCctcgcgggcggcggcggcggcgggagtgGCGggcgtggcggcggcggcgggcggcgcggcggcgCTGCTGGACGTGAACGCGTCCCTGATCGTGGCCATCTGCGCCGTGAGCAGCCTGCTGGTGCTCACGCTGGTGGTGTGGACGGCGCTGCGGTGCTGGGCGCCGGCGGCGGAGGGCGCGTGCGGGCCGGGGCAGCCTGCGCTGGTGTGCGCGAGCGCGGTGGGGAGCTGGTCGTGCTCGCAGCGGAGGCGGCAGCGGGTGAGCGGCGGCGAGGGCGCGCCCAAGGCCGACCTTATGGCCTTCAGCCCCGGCCTTCCTCCGGGGCTGGACAGAGAAGATGGAGGAGAAAGGCCGGAGGAGGCAGGTTCAAATCATCTGGCACCGGTGAGTTCTGTATAGATCTCTCCTATTTACTAACTGTGttatgttttttcaaaatatagctTTCAACTAAATCGTTATGAAGCATAtcagatttgttttaaataactttgtCATTGTTACGATATACGTACGCGTCTTTTAATTGTAAGGTTAAATTTTTCTTGCTAATAAAATCCTATTTCCCTTCATATTCGATGAGAAATTATCTTGGGAATTTTTCAAGATGACTCTTTGCTGTCACGTAGAACTAATTACTGAATGTCACTGATCTACCGATATGCGGTGATATCAGTAACTCCCATGGACTCCTTTGGCTGATGTTTGTCATTCTTAGTCTTTTGCATTGCTATTTTAACGTTATTAGATTGGTTCTTCGGTCTTCACGCTTGTCTCAAACAGAGCACGCTCTTCATTagtaccaaaataattttttttctgtggaTGTTAAACATTCATAAATGTTTTATCCATTGAATAACCTTTAGTTTTTTTCTCTACTGCTGTGATAAAATttgattttcatattatttaaatcCAACTGTCCATCTTTGCATTCTGATATGATACTTTGATCAAAATAATAGTATTAAGatattgtacatttttatttcttgaaataagAGATTTATAAACTGCCATGTCCTCAGAGCTGCCTGATTCATGACTCTTAAAGCAAACTAGGCAAATAATCACATGTTGCAAGCTTATAAAATGAGTGCATATAGGGTTATATTATCTGCAATAAATGGTAACTGGCATTCTTTGCTAAGTTTGTGTGATTCTTCTAGAATGGAAAAAAGGTAACTTTACTCAAGTGAGTACCCAGTGACATTGATCGGTTTCATTCATTTCTCATTTCCATGGTTCTGTCTTTAAATGCCTTATCTATACTGCTTACAAATTTTTCTTCCCATGTTGCATAATCACATATAAAGGTTCTAGCAAAATCATTTATCTCTTGGTCATTCTTCTAATTTACTGATTCTTAACTACCTGTAGAATGGTGGAATCAGACTCTGTTTTTCACAATAAATAGATatgtagacttttaaaaaaactttttcacCTGAATATTGATTgggtaaaacatttttaaatattcaaaagtaggcaacaaaatataaaatatttcagactCAAAGTGATTAATAATATCATTtatgaactttttcaaatataataaatatgaaaattaggGAACATATTAGTACTGATTTCCAAATCAAGatcattcatatttaattttaaaagtcattgaAATGTTTTCAGGATAGGCTAAAATTCCACAAGTCACCACTTTTATATTACTGAAGTAactaatatacatttttttttgacaggcagagtggacagtgagagagagagacagagagaaagggcttcctttgccgttggttcaccctccaatggccaccatggccagcacgctgcagctggcgcactgcgctgatccgatggcaggagccaggtgcttctcttggtcttccatggggtgcagggcccaagcacctgggccatcctccactgcacttccctggccacagagagctggcctggaagaggggcaaccgggacagaatccgacgccccgaccaggactagaacctggtgtgccggcgctgcaaggcggaggattagcctagtgagctatggctcTGGCCactaatatacatttttaataattcacAATTACCTTGACTTATTTCTACAGGCTACTATCTTTTGTACTTATTCTTAAAAGTCAGGATTACATTCTTTGGTGTAATGTTATAATTTCAGTATATTTTGTAGATCAGTTAAGTTTTAAGCTAATCTTAGTTGTCCTGTCTGCTTAATCATTTAATTAAGTCTAACAGTGTTAAGGACTACATGACATCGTATTTTTCCATTAAGTTATTTAGCAAGTATGATACACTGGGTATTTTTGGAAATGGAAAATAGGAAATTAAGCAAGGTTATATTTGACAACTTAAATAATTAGTGTGTTAGCATCAAAATTCAAATGTTTTTGGTTaatcaattttgtgtttttttctactTGTAGAGTAATTTTGGTTATATTCTGGGTATGTGAAGTCTTCACACTTTAGTTTCCTTTACTGCATTATAAAAGGAATGGCAGAAAATAAttgatttaaagatttttgaCTTGAAAAGTAATGAACTTATAGAATCTGTATTTATATTCTCATAGTGTGCTGTGGGATCTTtaactgcattttatttttccttgagactggttttgaatgaatgagtaaaatcATGAAGGGGTTTTTGATTCCCCCTTGCATTGAAGCCACTATTCTggtttttagtttagtttttttttgtttttttgaagagAAGCATATTCCTAGTAATTACTAAGAGATCTCTTTGGGGAAAGATTTGAAAAGAAACCAACAGGAGAGCATCAAGTTCATGTTCTTTTGACTTTGTCAAGGAGATGAAGCTTAAAGAACACTCCAAGAGATCTTTTTCATATTAGTGTTCTGCTGCCACCTTAGAATAATTTATAGTTTGGGGATTTTGACTCAATATGTTACTTGAAAATGATAAACTTTCCAGAACATGTACCTGAGCTTTGTTTTGATTTGTGGGAATGGGAGCAGTTATATGAAATGCCATCTTTCTTAAAAAGCAATCAAGACACCAAAAACAAGACACCCTTAATATGTATGAATGCTAACTTTCACAGATTTGTGAAGGAAACCATTTATATAGAGTATTgtttagttaaaaatattttagtttgttttaCTAAATGATGAAGTTCTTGACTTTGTTCTAAAATCTTAGAATGGAGTGGTTGAGgctaaaaaaaattagaacagtGTGAATTGTAAGCTATAAGGGAAGGAATCATGCATACCATTTTTTATTCTCCATAGTGGATAAAGAGTGGTTTCTGACATACACCTTATTTCAAAGATGGATTTGTGACAGTCTGAGGCAGAAATGTTTTACATAACCAACCtatgaaagaaatatttgtgCTGTGTTCCTATCATACTTGTACACTTTAAGATATGtacaaataataaaggaaaatatcGAAAGTTGAAACAGAATTTACTGTGACCCAAgtagtcagaccaaaaagaacCTTAGGATTTCTCTTGTACTTACATAATCAGTCACATGATGTCGCTGTATACTCAAAAGGTGAAGAAGAAAAATTTCCGGCTCCGCACCCAGATTCCAGCCGTTCACAGAGGAGGGGCGACTCCATGCTGACCAGAAAGCTGGATAATATCTATTAAGTAGGTATTTGCAGAAAAGCAGACCGCGCCTAAGAGATCTTACGCGACAGCACCCTTAAATCTGCAAGTCCCACTACAGAGGACCTCTGCATCTGCGATGCTGTTTCCCCTGCAAGGAGGTTCTGGAGCCCGGCGCTtgctgccctggctcctgctgctcgCAGCCTGGCGGGCGGGCAGCGCCCAGCTGCGCTACTCAGTCCCCGAGGAGGCCCAGCACGGCACGTTCGTGGGCCGCCTGGCGCAGGACCTGGGGCTGCCGCTGGCCGAGCTGGTGCCGCGCCTGTTCCGGGTGGCGTCCAGGGCCGGCGGGGACCTGCTGGAGGTGAACGTGCAGAACGGCATCCTGTTCGTGAACGCGCGGATGGACCGCGAGGCGCTGTGCGGGCGGAGCGCGGAGTGCAGCGTGCacctggaggtggtggtggagcgGCCGCTGCAGGTGTTCcacgtggaggtggaggtgagggacGTCAACGACAACCCGCCCGTGTTCAGACAAAGGGAACAGAAGGTGCTCATTTCCGAATCTGCGCCTCTGGACTCTCGTTTTCCTCTAGAGGGCGCTTCAGACGCGGATATCGGCGTAAACGCTCTGCTGACCTATACCTTAAGTCTAAACGAGCATTTTGCGCTTAAAATGGTAAcggaaaaaaacaaaagtatgtTACCTGAGTTGGTTCTTCGGAAGTCGCTGGACAGGGAGGAAATAGCAGAACTTACTTTACTGCTGATGGTGGTCGATGGCGGTAGACCGGGGCTGACAGGGTCCGTTCAGATCCAGGTAGCCGTCCTGGATGTGAATGACAATGCGCCGGCCTTTGAGGAGCCAGCTTACAGAGTAGTGTTGTCTGAAAATGTCCAAAACGACACGAGTGTGGTTCACCTGAACGCTTCCGATCCAGACGAAGGACCGAATCGAGAAATTTCCTATGGAATCAGAACGATTTTGCCAGAGAGCAAGAAATGTACATTTGTAATCAATCCTGACACAGGTGAAATTAGAATTTATGGGATACTGGATTATGAGGAGAACGATGCGTATGAAATTCAGGTTCAGGCAACTGATAAAGGGGTTCCACCCATGGCGGGCCACTGCACCGTCCTTGTGAAAGTTCTGGACCTGAATGACAATGTTCCTGAGATAACGGTCACTTCTCTGTTGGTCCCCATCCGAGAGGACGCTCCGGTGGGCACGGTGATCGCCCTCGTCAGCGTGTCCGACCGCGACTCGGGCGCCAACGGGCAGGTGAGCTGCGCCCTGACGCCCGACGTGCCCTTCAGGCTGCTGTCGACCTTCAGGAACTACTACTCGCTGGTGCTGGACAGCGGGCTGGACCGCGAGCTTGTGTCGGGCTACGGCGTGGTGGTGACGGCGCGCGACGCGGGCTCGCCGGCGCTGCGGGCGTCGGCCAGCGTGTGGGTGGAGGTGGCGGACGTGAACGACAACGCGCCCGCGTTCGCGCAGGCCGAGTACACGGTGTTCGTGAGGGAGAACAACGCGCCGGGCTGCCACCTGGTGACGGTGTCGGCGCGCGACGCGGACGCGCGGGAGAACGCGCGCGTGTCGTACTCGCTGGTGGAGCGGCGCGTGGGCGAGCGCCTGCTGTCGAGCTACGTGTCGGTGCACGCGGAGAGCGGGCGCGTGCACGCGCTGCAGCCGCTGGACCgcgaggagctggagctgctgcgcTTCGAGGTGAGCGCGCGCGACGCGGGCGTGCCGGCGCTGGGCAGCAACGTGACGCTGCAGGTGTTCGTGCTGGACGAGAACGACCACGCGCCGTGGGTGCTgccgcggggcgcgggcgggccGGCGAGCGAGGCGGTGCCGGTGTGGGTGTCGCGGTCTGCGGGCGCGGGCCACGTGGTGGCGAAGGTGCGCGCGGTGGACGCGGACGCCGGCTACAACGCGTGGCTGTCCTACGAGCTGCAGGCGGCGCCGAATGGGGCTGCGCCGGGCGGCGCGCGCCTGCCGTTCCGCGTGGGGCTGTACACGGGCGAGATCAGCACGACGCGCAGCCTGGACGAGGCGGACTTGGCGCGCCAGCGGCTGCTGGTGCTGGTGAAGGACCACGGCGAGCCCGCGCTgacggccacggccacggtgcTGCTGTCGCTGGTGGACGGCGGGCAGGCGCCGGCGGCGGCGTCctcgcgggcggcggcggcggcgggagtgGCGggcgtggcggcggcggcgggcggcgcggcggcgCTGCTGGACGTGAACGCGTCCCTGATCGTGGCCATCTGCGCCGTGAGCAGCCTGCTGGTGCTCACGCTGGTGGTGTGGACGGCGCTGCGGTGCTGGGCGCCGGCGGCGGAGGGCGCGTGCGGGCCGGGGCAGCCTGCGCTGGTGTGCGCGAGCGCGGTGGGGAGCTGGTCGTGCTCGCAGCGGAGGCGGCAGCGGGTGAGCGGCGGCGAGGGCGCGCCCAAGGCCGACCTCATGGCCTTCAGCcccagccttcctcctcctcaagAGGATTGTCTAAACCCTTCCAATGAAGTAAGTGACAATCATTTGAGAATAATTATTTCCCTTAAGAACTTGCCTTTATGTTGGAATATAGTCTTCCCTTTCACTTTTTCTTCATAATGTtatcttttaaatgtattatatttcatcttttgttgcttttgtgtATTGCTCCCATTGCTGTATGAAATTTGAAGAGACAGTGGAGGCTGTCGAtctatatacttaaaatttttttatattatttttccacTATATAGGAATGATTCCCTTTTTCTAATTACAGTATGTTGGATTAAAACTAATAGTTTTGTAACTCAAAATACTGGTCTTTCAGGATTAGAAACAAATGACAAGATAGTATAATGATTCTAAGTACCATTAACTGGGTTCTTTAGTGGAGCCTCACGTGGTTAAACTATTGAATTAGCCtcctatttttccattttaattttattataatagagACATGATAATATCAAATTTCTGATATTCTAAcaataaaaagatacattttatttttagaggaaTAATTTTCTGTCATTGTTCTACTGAATATCTTTCAATTTTGATTGGTACTGTACCATCCTTACTTGTGTAGGAAACAATAAAACAGTttctcatataaaatatttaaacagcaTCTAAATCGGGATATATCTTACAATTGAAGGTTTATAATGTATTTGGAAGTTTTCCTCTTTTGCCACAGAAATAATGGTAGATCTTGCTTTAAGGGCCTTTAGGGATTCAGTAACAtggccccccctttttttctagGCTCTGTGCTAAGATTTTAAAttgcattatcttatttaattatCAGATGAACTGTACCATCCAAGTAGAATAATTGTTATCCTCACTAACATATGAGAAACTTGAAACTTAGATAGTTCATTAGAAGGGGCTCACACCCAGTTTTGGAGGATCTCAAACCTATTCTGGGTGCTACTGCTCTGTACAGTGAatcttttaaagtatatttacatTTTGTGACTTTGTTTTCCAAAAGTTTCCACATGCTTCTCTTCCACCACAGAATAAAGCATTACTTCCCCTAGCCAGTAATGAAGGCATTAAACGTTGTAGGCTTGTCTACTTTCATACACACGTCTAGGTTAGGACCCGGAATGTAGCATATGTTCAATCGAGACTTTCTGAAGAAATGTATGGTGTTGAAATTTATTGCCTGGGCAATCGACTACATTTTAGAAGGAGGGAGAGTAAAATTGGGTAACATTTTATTCAAGCTTGTCTTGAAAGATAGATCACAGTTCAATATCAAGACATTGCATATAGATTAAAATGACTAAATGAGCAGTTTGCTCTGGTGAAGATGTATTTGAAGGATTAGAACAGGGGAGAATCTTAAGgcaagaaaataagtaaaatcttttataGTAATTTCAGTTGCAAGTGATAGGGACTTGAATTATGAAAGCAGAAATGGATTGAAGGAAACATGTACAAGAGGCATAGGCAATGTAGAAGCAACAAGATTATGACTGACTCAATACAAATGATAAAGAAAGGCAAAAAGAATTTGACACTTGCTTATTAGTTTGGTCAACTGAGTGGATGAAGTTGCCATTAACCAAGATGCAGACACAGTTGGAGAAGTAATTTGTGTTTGAGTAGTGAATGGAAAGGGATGTTTAAGAAAATTCTACTCTTGAGGTTCTAGGATTATAGCATTGTCCATGTAAATATGGTTCTGGAACTCAGAGATTGTAGATGTAGATTTTGGAGTAATTGTTTTAGGGAAACAATATAAATCCATGAAAGaatgaaatgagagagagagagagagagagagagagagagttgaaaaGTAGTGTGTCCAAGAAAAGAATTTAAGTGTGTAGGCGTGTTAGTTCCTGGTAATGCTGGGTGGTGTCAAACAACAataaatttattctctcacaCTTTTGAAGaccaaaaatccaaaatcaaggtgctggTACCACCGTACTCCTGGTCGCTCCAGAGGAGAATCTGTTGTCTCTTTGATGGCTTTTGTTCCTTATCTTGTGGCTCCATCACCCCATCTCTGTCTTTGTGGTCACATTACCTattctctttccatgctttcTTCCCTGCATTTGTTTAATTAGGGTATGCACTTATGGTCTACCTGGATAGTCTAGGATGATCCATGGAACTTTACAGATCCTTAATTTATTCACGTCATTTGCCATATTGTCTGCAGGTTATGAGgattaaaatgtgtatatatctTTGGGGTGGGCAGCACTCAAATGACTGTAGTAGGCTTGAAAAATCATAGGCAGCATAGACTACAGATGGCTGAAAGAAAACTCAGTGcacttttcaagtaaatgttAGAAGTTAGAGGTGAAGGGAAGGGAATgagtttaagtttttttaaaaaatgcaagagtaatatttatgtgtatttatcTAGAAATGTTTGAGggaaagaaatgagcaaagaaggAGCTAAAATGCaggaataatatatatatatgtatatgtctagaaatgtttattgtttgaaggaaagaaacaagTAAAGAAGGAGCTAAAATGCAGgaataatatgtatatgtatatccaggccagctctctgctgtgacccaagagggcagtggaggatggcccaagtgcttgtgccctgcacccgcgtgggagaccaggagaagcacctggatcctggctttggatcagcgcggtgcgccagctgcagtgcactggccgcggcggccattggagggtgaaccaacggcaaaaggaagccctttctctctgtctctctctctcactgtccactctgcctgtcaaaaaaaaaaaaaaaaaaaggaatatggtGGCAGTGAGGTTGAGAATTAGAATAGATGTGACAGAATATGAATGAATTTCTGTAGGCAAGACAGTAGATTTAATTATGAATTATGAAGGTCCAACTAAAGTAAACTTTTAGAGAATACAAATAGTCATCATGATTAAATAGCTACTTTATATTGAGAAAGAATGGGGAATGGATGGTTATACTGCATAGGGGAGACTACAGAAAATATTAGAGGAGTGATATAAGTAAATGAGTGATTCTAGTGTATCTGGAAGAGAATATTCTAAATGATTACTATGAGTCTACTTAGTTGGAGAAGTGAAGCAATTTAGGGCCTGATAGACAAGAAGAGTTAGAATCAAGGGACTATTCCTGTTGTAAGAATAAAGCTGTGTTAGTAGAAGTAGTGGTGCAGGAAAGAATGATGAAGGCAAGAAAATATTCAATAGTGCACCCACATTTTCAGAGGGGAGCAGAGGCACAGAAGTGTACCCAACTGTCATTTCCTATAGAGATATACACAGACCTGACAATATAATTATGGGAGCTGTGATGTATTTTTCATTGTGCTCTTAGTCCTGAAATGATAGTTGTAGCAAATAGACAAAAGTAAgatccccttcctcccttccctgctaAATATTTGTTAACGTCTGTTTGTAGCTATTGTCACTTGGAAAATTAGAGCCAGTTTAAAGGATAACAATGATTTTCCCAGTGATGATGAAGTGAGATGGATAGGAAGAAGGGGAACCTTTTGGTAGCAATTCAAACTCTATTAAATACAGAGGATGCCAGCTCTTGGGCTACTTTATGCAAAAAGAATCCTGCCCTTGAAAGCATTCTTGTGTCTATG
Above is a genomic segment from Oryctolagus cuniculus chromosome 6, mOryCun1.1, whole genome shotgun sequence containing:
- the PCDHAC2 gene encoding protocadherin alpha-12 isoform X5, with product MLFPLQGGSGARRLLPWLLLLAAWRAGSAQLRYSVPEEAQHGTFVGRLAQDLGLPLAELVPRLFRVASRAGGDLLEVNVQNGILFVNARMDREALCGRSAECSVHLEVVVERPLQVFHVEVEVRDVNDNPPVFRQREQKVLISESAPLDSRFPLEGASDADIGVNALLTYTLSLNEHFALKMVTEKNKSMLPELVLRKSLDREEIAELTLLLMVVDGGRPGLTGSVQIQVAVLDVNDNAPAFEEPAYRVVLSENVQNDTSVVHLNASDPDEGPNREISYGIRTILPESKKCTFVINPDTGEIRIYGILDYEENDAYEIQVQATDKGVPPMAGHCTVLVKVLDLNDNVPEITVTSLLVPIREDAPVGTVIALVSVSDRDSGANGQVSCALTPDVPFRLLSTFRNYYSLVLDSGLDRELVSGYGVVVTARDAGSPALRASASVWVEVADVNDNAPAFAQAEYTVFVRENNAPGCHLVTVSARDADARENARVSYSLVERRVGERLLSSYVSVHAESGRVHALQPLDREELELLRFEVSARDAGVPALGSNVTLQVFVLDENDHAPWVLPRGAGGPASEAVPVWVSRSAGAGHVVAKVRAVDADAGYNAWLSYELQAAPNGAAPGGARLPFRVGLYTGEISTTRSLDEADLARQRLLVLVKDHGEPALTATATVLLSLVDGGQAPAAASSRAAAAAGVAGVAAAAGGAAALLDVNASLIVAICAVSSLLVLTLVVWTALRCWAPAAEGACGPGQPALVCASAVGSWSCSQRRRQRVSGGEGAPKADLMAFSPSLPPPQEDCLNPSNEPRQPNPDWRYSASLRAGMHSSVHLEEAGILRAGPGGPDQQWPTVSSATPEPEAGEVSPPVGAGVNSNSWTFKYGPGNPKQSGPGELPDKFIIPGSPAIISIRQEPTNNQIDKSDFITFGKKEETKKKKKKKKGSKTQEKKEKGNSTTDNSDQ